One window of the Streptococcus parasanguinis ATCC 15912 genome contains the following:
- a CDS encoding tetratricopeptide repeat protein: MSHSQQMVEALDRQELEEAEVQFQQALLEDSEAQLLDLGQYLESMGFYPQAKEIYEQIAETYPEVYLSLATILAEEGQTEEAFAYLEEIGPESNWYVASLLVKADLYQLEGLADVAREKLVEAAHLSDDPIIQLGLAEIDLELERYQEAIQEYAQLDNREILEATGISTYQRIGFAYANLGKFEAAVPFLEKALEIEFDDQIAYELATLLSDQEEFQKALIYYKQIDTLSPDFEGYEYGYALALQAENDREKALEIAKQGIQKNPFDAQLKLLASQLSYELHQPEQAEAYLLEAKEVADDLEEIALRLTTLYLEQERFDQVLAWQNEEVETVVTRWNIARAFAALEKTEEAVSAYQELYEDLKDNPEFLEAYVYLLREAGDVTKAREVANQYLAIVPDDVQMQTLYDSL; the protein is encoded by the coding sequence GTGAGTCATAGTCAACAAATGGTAGAGGCTCTCGATCGGCAGGAGCTAGAAGAGGCAGAAGTTCAATTTCAACAGGCTTTGTTAGAAGATAGTGAAGCACAATTATTGGATTTAGGTCAATATCTTGAAAGTATGGGTTTTTACCCTCAGGCAAAAGAAATCTATGAACAGATTGCAGAAACCTATCCAGAAGTATATCTGAGTTTGGCAACCATCCTTGCAGAGGAAGGCCAAACAGAAGAGGCCTTTGCTTATTTAGAAGAAATTGGACCTGAATCAAACTGGTATGTGGCCAGTCTCTTGGTCAAGGCAGATCTTTATCAGCTGGAAGGCCTAGCAGATGTGGCGCGTGAAAAATTAGTTGAAGCTGCTCATTTGTCTGATGATCCGATCATTCAATTAGGGCTAGCTGAAATTGATCTGGAATTGGAACGCTATCAAGAGGCTATCCAAGAGTATGCCCAGTTAGACAATCGGGAGATTTTGGAAGCAACAGGAATTTCCACCTATCAACGAATTGGTTTTGCCTACGCCAATCTTGGTAAGTTTGAAGCAGCTGTTCCCTTCTTAGAGAAAGCTCTGGAGATTGAGTTTGATGACCAGATTGCTTACGAATTAGCGACCTTATTGTCTGACCAAGAAGAATTCCAAAAAGCCCTGATCTACTACAAACAAATTGATACCTTGTCGCCTGATTTTGAGGGCTATGAGTATGGTTATGCCTTGGCTTTACAGGCTGAAAATGACCGTGAAAAAGCGCTTGAGATTGCTAAACAAGGGATCCAGAAGAATCCCTTTGATGCTCAATTGAAACTGCTTGCTTCTCAGCTTTCCTATGAACTCCACCAGCCTGAACAGGCAGAAGCTTATCTATTAGAGGCTAAAGAAGTAGCAGATGATCTCGAAGAGATTGCTCTTCGACTGACCACCCTTTATTTGGAACAGGAACGCTTTGACCAAGTCTTGGCTTGGCAAAATGAAGAAGTCGAAACGGTTGTCACTCGGTGGAACATTGCTCGTGCTTTTGCTGCCTTGGAGAAAACAGAAGAGGCCGTCTCAGCCTACCAAGAGCTCTATGAGGACTTAAAGGACAACCCAGAATTCCTCGAAGCCTATGTTTATTTGTTGCGTGAGGCTGGAGATGTGACGAAGGCGCGTGAAGTGGCTAATCAGTATTTGGCGATCGTACCAGACGATGTGCAGATGCAAACCCTCTATGATAGCCTCTAA
- a CDS encoding AI-2E family transporter, which produces MDNKEKQFSMSWFFRWFLDNKAITVFLVTLLLGLNLLVLSKITFIFIPIFEFAGAVMLPVIISGLLYYLLNPIVDFLERKGLKRIFAISLVFFLIAVLLIWGLAVVIPAVQRQVVSFFHNLPTYLEKANATIDDFLDNRVSSDIKPQLDEITKELSANITSWASSISGRAVNWVSNLIGVASQVIVALIIMPFIVFYLLRDGKNLKGHIVRFLPTKIRKSAEQVLSDVNTQLSNYVRGQITVAIVVAIMFIVFFKIIGLRYAVTLGISAGILNLIPYLGSFLAMLPALVLGLVAGPEMFIKVLIVFAVEQTIEGRFVSPLVLGSQLNIHPITILFVLLTSGSMFGIWGVFLGIPVYASAKVVIGAIFEWYKVVSGLYEEHNEVEEETHSES; this is translated from the coding sequence GTGGATAATAAAGAAAAACAGTTTAGTATGTCCTGGTTTTTTAGATGGTTTTTAGACAACAAGGCCATTACCGTATTTTTAGTTACCCTGCTGTTGGGCTTGAACCTTTTGGTTTTGAGTAAAATCACCTTTATTTTTATTCCTATTTTTGAGTTTGCAGGAGCAGTCATGCTGCCTGTCATTATTTCTGGTTTGCTCTATTACCTGCTCAACCCCATTGTTGACTTCCTTGAAAGAAAAGGACTCAAGCGGATTTTTGCGATTTCCTTAGTCTTTTTCTTGATTGCAGTGCTTTTAATCTGGGGTCTAGCTGTAGTGATTCCAGCTGTCCAACGACAAGTGGTGAGTTTCTTTCATAACCTGCCAACTTATTTGGAAAAGGCCAATGCAACCATCGATGATTTTCTAGATAATCGCGTCTCTTCTGATATCAAACCCCAGCTAGATGAGATCACCAAGGAATTGTCTGCAAACATTACTTCTTGGGCCAGTTCGATCTCTGGGCGGGCTGTCAATTGGGTCAGCAACTTGATCGGAGTGGCTTCGCAAGTCATTGTTGCCTTGATCATCATGCCTTTTATTGTCTTTTATCTTCTTCGAGATGGAAAAAATTTAAAGGGCCACATTGTTCGCTTCTTACCGACTAAGATTCGTAAATCGGCTGAGCAAGTTCTCTCAGATGTCAATACCCAACTCTCCAACTACGTTCGAGGGCAAATTACGGTAGCCATTGTCGTTGCTATTATGTTCATCGTCTTCTTTAAGATCATTGGCTTGCGCTATGCGGTGACACTGGGGATCTCTGCGGGGATCTTGAATTTGATCCCTTACTTGGGTAGTTTCTTAGCCATGTTACCTGCCTTAGTATTGGGATTGGTAGCAGGACCAGAGATGTTTATCAAGGTCTTGATTGTATTTGCAGTGGAGCAAACCATTGAAGGACGTTTTGTATCACCTTTGGTTTTGGGAAGCCAGTTAAATATCCATCCAATTACCATTTTATTCGTGCTCTTGACGTCAGGATCTATGTTTGGAATCTGGGGAGTTTTCCTTGGAATTCCAGTCTATGCATCTGCTAAGGTGGTGATCGGAGCTATCTTTGAATGGTATAAGGTCGTCAGTGGCTTGTATGAAGAACATAATGAAGTAGAAGAGGAAACACACAGTGAGTCATAG
- the eno gene encoding surface-displayed alpha-enolase → MSIITDVYAREVLDSRGNPTLEVEVYTESGAFGRGMVPSGASTGEHEAVELRDGDKSRYGGLGTQKAVDNVNNIIAEAIIGYDVRDQQAIDRAMIALDGTPNKGKLGANAILGVSIAVARAAADYLEIPLYSYLGGFNTKVLPTPMMNIINGGSHSDAPIAFQEFMIVPAGAPTFKEALRWGAEIFHALKKILKGRGLETAVGDEGGFAPRFEGTEDGVETIIAAIEAAGYVPGKDVFIGFDCASSEFYDKERKVYDYTKFEGEGAAVRTAAEQIDYLEELVNKYPIITIEDGMDENDWDGWKALTERLGGKVQLVGDDFFVTNTSYLEKGIEEGAANSILIKVNQIGTLTETFDAIEMAKEAGYTAVVSHRSGETEDSTIADIAVATNAGQIKTGSLSRTDRIAKYNQLLRIEDQLGEVAEYRGLKSFYNLKK, encoded by the coding sequence ATGTCAATTATTACTGATGTTTACGCTCGCGAAGTCCTAGACTCACGCGGTAACCCAACACTTGAAGTAGAAGTTTATACTGAATCAGGTGCTTTCGGACGTGGTATGGTTCCATCAGGAGCTTCTACTGGTGAACACGAAGCTGTAGAACTTCGCGACGGTGACAAATCTCGTTACGGTGGTCTTGGAACTCAAAAAGCTGTTGACAATGTAAACAACATCATTGCTGAAGCAATCATCGGCTACGATGTTCGTGACCAACAAGCTATTGACCGTGCAATGATCGCTCTTGACGGTACTCCTAACAAAGGTAAATTGGGAGCTAACGCAATCCTTGGTGTGTCTATCGCTGTGGCTCGTGCTGCTGCTGACTACCTTGAAATCCCACTTTACAGCTACCTTGGTGGATTCAACACTAAAGTTCTTCCAACTCCAATGATGAACATCATCAATGGTGGATCTCACTCAGATGCTCCAATCGCTTTCCAAGAATTCATGATCGTACCTGCTGGTGCACCTACATTCAAAGAAGCTCTTCGTTGGGGTGCTGAAATCTTCCACGCACTTAAGAAAATCCTTAAAGGTCGTGGTCTTGAAACTGCCGTTGGTGACGAAGGTGGATTCGCTCCTCGTTTCGAAGGAACTGAAGATGGTGTAGAAACTATCATCGCTGCTATCGAAGCTGCTGGTTATGTTCCAGGTAAAGACGTATTTATCGGATTTGACTGTGCATCATCAGAATTCTACGATAAAGAACGTAAAGTTTACGATTACACTAAATTCGAAGGTGAAGGAGCTGCTGTCCGCACTGCTGCTGAACAAATCGACTACCTTGAAGAATTGGTAAACAAATACCCAATCATCACTATCGAAGATGGTATGGATGAAAACGACTGGGACGGATGGAAAGCTCTTACTGAACGTCTTGGTGGTAAAGTTCAATTGGTTGGTGACGACTTCTTCGTAACAAACACTTCTTACCTTGAAAAAGGTATCGAAGAAGGTGCTGCTAACTCAATCCTTATCAAAGTTAACCAAATCGGTACTCTTACTGAAACATTCGACGCTATCGAAATGGCGAAAGAAGCTGGTTACACTGCCGTTGTATCACACCGTTCAGGTGAAACTGAAGATTCAACAATCGCTGACATCGCAGTTGCAACAAACGCAGGACAAATCAAGACTGGTTCACTTTCACGTACAGACCGTATCGCTAAATACAACCAATTGCTTCGCATCGAAGATCAACTTGGTGAAGTAGCTGAATACCGTGGATTGAAATCATTCTACAACTTGAAAAAATAA
- the ezrA gene encoding septation ring formation regulator EzrA, translating to MSSGLIILIIVVALILIVGYVVAVILRKRNEALLAALEERKEKLYNLPVNDEVEAVKNMHLIGQSQIAFREWNQKWVDLSLNSFADIENNLFEAEGFNNSFRFMKAKQAINNIESQIQLIDEDIKSIRQALSDLEEQEQKNSGRVVHALDMFENLQKEVTSDVDRYGSALSEIEKQVGNIQSEFSQFVTLNSSGDPVEAAEILDTAESHIVALTHIVERVPEIVSALQAKLPDQLEDLESGYRKLLESGYHFTETDIESRFQQLHASLKNNMSNVSALELDNAIYENEQIQEEIDALYHIFTREIESQKVVKKLVKQLPGYLKHAKDNNSNLAAEVERLGKTFVLNESFSQQLKELEAELSSQEDVVEDALKDSSETQKAYSILKEELEAIEARLKEIEDEQINLNDSLSKIEKDDANARQKANIYANRLHAIKRYMDKRNLPGIPQEFLELFFTASNNTEALMDELEGEKINIESTNRLLEILTNDMNELEEATYRIVQNATLTEQLLQYSNRYRSFDDHVQAAFDESLYIFEREYDYAASFKVISDALEMVEAGVTDRFVTSYEKTREQIRF from the coding sequence ATGTCTAGTGGACTAATTATTCTCATCATTGTTGTAGCCCTCATCTTAATTGTAGGATATGTGGTTGCAGTGATTTTGAGAAAACGGAACGAAGCCTTACTGGCTGCACTGGAAGAAAGAAAAGAAAAGTTATACAACCTTCCAGTCAACGATGAAGTAGAGGCTGTGAAAAACATGCATTTGATTGGTCAAAGTCAAATTGCATTTCGTGAATGGAATCAAAAATGGGTAGATTTATCCTTAAATTCATTTGCTGATATTGAAAACAATTTGTTTGAAGCGGAAGGCTTTAATAATTCATTCCGTTTCATGAAGGCCAAACAAGCCATCAATAATATCGAGAGTCAGATCCAGCTAATTGATGAAGATATCAAGTCGATCCGCCAAGCCCTCTCTGATCTTGAAGAACAAGAGCAAAAGAATAGTGGCCGTGTGGTTCATGCCTTGGATATGTTTGAGAATCTACAAAAAGAAGTAACTTCAGATGTAGATCGCTATGGTAGTGCTCTTTCTGAGATCGAAAAGCAAGTCGGCAATATTCAGTCTGAGTTTTCACAATTTGTGACTTTAAATTCCTCAGGAGATCCTGTTGAAGCAGCTGAAATCCTTGATACAGCTGAGAGTCACATCGTAGCATTGACACACATTGTTGAACGTGTACCAGAGATTGTCTCAGCTCTTCAGGCAAAACTTCCAGATCAATTAGAAGATTTGGAAAGTGGTTACCGTAAACTTTTGGAATCAGGTTATCATTTCACAGAAACCGACATAGAATCTCGTTTCCAACAATTGCATGCTTCTCTAAAGAATAACATGTCAAATGTGTCAGCTCTTGAATTAGACAATGCTATTTACGAAAATGAACAAATTCAAGAAGAAATTGATGCTTTGTATCACATCTTTACCCGTGAAATTGAATCACAAAAGGTTGTGAAAAAGTTGGTGAAACAACTGCCTGGTTATTTGAAACATGCAAAAGATAACAACAGCAACCTTGCAGCAGAAGTGGAACGTCTTGGTAAAACATTCGTCTTGAATGAATCTTTTAGCCAACAGTTAAAAGAGTTAGAAGCTGAGCTATCTTCACAAGAAGATGTGGTTGAGGATGCTTTGAAAGATTCATCTGAAACTCAAAAAGCTTATTCAATCTTGAAAGAAGAGCTAGAAGCAATCGAGGCTCGTTTGAAAGAAATTGAAGATGAACAAATCAACTTAAATGATTCTCTTTCAAAAATTGAGAAGGATGATGCTAACGCTCGCCAAAAAGCGAATATCTATGCGAATCGATTGCATGCGATCAAACGCTATATGGACAAGCGTAACTTGCCAGGAATCCCTCAAGAATTCTTGGAATTATTCTTCACAGCAAGCAATAATACAGAAGCTTTGATGGATGAATTAGAAGGCGAAAAGATTAACATTGAATCAACCAATCGTTTGTTAGAGATTTTGACTAATGATATGAATGAATTGGAAGAAGCAACGTATCGAATTGTACAAAATGCTACTTTAACGGAGCAATTGTTGCAATATTCAAATCGCTATCGTTCATTTGATGATCATGTTCAAGCAGCTTTTGATGAGTCACTTTATATTTTCGAAAGAGAATATGACTATGCGGCTTCCTTTAAAGTGATCTCAGATGCTTTAGAGATGGTAGAAGCTGGAGTGACTGATCGCTTTGTAACTTCATATGAAAAAACAAGGGAGCAAATTCGCTTCTAA
- the budA gene encoding acetolactate decarboxylase, translating into MEPVKLFQYNTLGALMAGLYGGSFTIGELLEHGDLGVGTLDSIDGELIVLDGKAYQAKGSGDHPEIVEVSPEAKVPYAAVVPHQAEVIFRQRFEMTDEELEARIESYYDGENLFRSIKIHGDFAKMHVRMIPKSTPEMKFAEVATHQPEYTRENVTGTIVGFWTPEIFHGVSVAGYHLHFISDDHTFGGHVMDFVISEGIVEVGAIDQLDQRFPVQDRQYLFAKFNVDEVKEDINKAE; encoded by the coding sequence ATGGAACCAGTGAAACTTTTTCAATACAATACCTTGGGTGCTCTAATGGCGGGTCTGTACGGGGGTTCATTTACGATTGGAGAACTCTTGGAACACGGAGATCTCGGAGTTGGGACGCTTGATTCTATTGATGGAGAGTTGATCGTATTAGATGGTAAGGCATATCAGGCCAAGGGATCAGGGGACCATCCTGAGATTGTCGAAGTTTCTCCGGAAGCCAAGGTTCCTTATGCAGCAGTCGTCCCTCACCAAGCAGAAGTGATTTTCCGCCAACGCTTTGAAATGACGGACGAGGAATTGGAAGCCCGTATTGAGTCTTATTATGATGGGGAAAATCTTTTCCGCTCTATTAAGATTCATGGTGACTTTGCCAAGATGCATGTCCGTATGATTCCAAAATCAACACCAGAGATGAAGTTTGCAGAGGTTGCAACCCATCAGCCAGAGTATACACGGGAAAATGTTACTGGAACCATCGTCGGTTTTTGGACACCAGAAATTTTCCATGGCGTGAGCGTGGCTGGTTATCATTTGCACTTTATTTCAGATGATCACACCTTTGGTGGCCATGTCATGGATTTTGTCATCTCAGAAGGGATTGTTGAGGTGGGAGCCATCGATCAGCTGGATCAACGTTTCCCAGTTCAAGACCGTCAGTACCTCTTTGCCAAATTCAATGTTGATGAGGTCAAAGAAGACATTAATAAAGCAGAATAA
- a CDS encoding Rqc2 family fibronectin-binding protein: MSFDGFFLHHMVQELKAELLSGRIQKINQPFEQELVLQIRGNRKNQKLLLSAHSVFGRIQRTQTNFENPAFPNTFIMVMRKYLQGAVIEGIEQMENDRILEIRVSNKNEIGDAISVSLMIEIMGKHSNIILLDRTSNKIIEAIKHVGFSQNSYRTILPGSTYIAPPKTDAVNPFTIGDEALFALLHKEELSPKNLQKCFQGLGRDTAQELAKRLETDEKLKTFRAFFEAPSDPHLTTKSFSAIPFADATSQTFETLSDLLDDYYRDKAERDRVQQQASELIRKVENDLEKNRKKLAKQEAELAATDNAEEFRQKGELLTTFLHQVPNDQDQVVLDNYYTNEPITIQLNKALTPNQNAQRYFKRYQKLKEAVKHLIILIQETKETISYLETVETALSQASLAEVAEIREELIQTGFIKRRNREKIHKRKKPEKYLASDGKTIILVGRNNLQNDELTFKIAKKDELWFHAKDIPGSHVVITGNLDPTDEVKTDAAELAAYYSKARLSNLVQVDMIEAKKLNKPTGGKPGFVTYTGQKTLRVTPEEEKIKAMKLTD, translated from the coding sequence ATGTCTTTTGATGGATTTTTTTTACACCATATGGTGCAAGAATTGAAGGCCGAACTCTTGAGTGGTCGCATTCAAAAAATTAACCAACCCTTCGAGCAAGAATTGGTGCTTCAAATCCGAGGCAATCGGAAAAACCAAAAACTCTTGCTCTCTGCCCATTCTGTCTTTGGACGGATTCAACGGACCCAGACCAACTTTGAAAATCCTGCCTTTCCCAATACCTTTATTATGGTTATGCGCAAATATCTTCAAGGCGCTGTCATTGAAGGGATTGAGCAAATGGAGAACGACCGGATTCTCGAAATCCGTGTCTCCAATAAAAACGAAATTGGAGATGCCATTTCTGTCAGCCTCATGATCGAAATCATGGGCAAGCACAGTAATATTATTCTCCTAGACCGCACCAGCAATAAAATCATCGAAGCCATCAAACATGTCGGCTTCTCACAAAATAGCTACCGGACCATTCTCCCTGGATCAACCTATATAGCTCCTCCGAAAACCGACGCGGTTAATCCTTTTACAATTGGAGATGAAGCCCTTTTTGCCCTTCTTCACAAGGAAGAGTTAAGTCCAAAGAACCTTCAAAAATGTTTCCAAGGTTTGGGGCGAGATACGGCTCAAGAATTGGCCAAACGACTTGAGACGGATGAAAAATTAAAAACCTTCCGTGCCTTTTTCGAGGCACCCTCTGATCCTCACCTAACAACCAAATCCTTCTCGGCTATCCCCTTTGCAGATGCGACCAGTCAAACCTTTGAAACACTTTCTGATCTGCTGGATGACTATTACCGAGACAAGGCTGAGCGCGATCGGGTGCAACAACAGGCCAGTGAATTAATCCGCAAGGTTGAAAACGATCTTGAAAAGAACCGGAAAAAATTAGCCAAGCAAGAGGCGGAGTTAGCGGCGACCGACAATGCGGAAGAATTCCGCCAAAAAGGAGAATTGCTGACAACCTTCCTCCATCAGGTACCAAACGACCAAGACCAGGTTGTTTTGGACAATTACTATACCAACGAGCCCATCACCATCCAACTCAACAAGGCCCTGACCCCCAATCAAAATGCCCAACGCTACTTCAAACGCTACCAGAAGTTAAAAGAAGCCGTCAAACATTTGATCATCCTCATTCAAGAAACCAAGGAAACCATTTCTTATCTTGAAACGGTTGAAACAGCCCTTTCTCAAGCGAGCCTGGCTGAGGTGGCAGAAATTCGAGAAGAGCTAATCCAGACCGGCTTTATCAAGCGGCGTAACCGTGAAAAAATTCATAAACGGAAAAAACCTGAGAAATACCTGGCTAGTGATGGAAAAACCATTATTTTAGTGGGTCGCAATAATCTGCAAAACGATGAACTAACCTTTAAGATCGCTAAGAAAGATGAGCTCTGGTTCCATGCCAAAGATATCCCGGGAAGCCACGTCGTCATTACTGGCAATCTCGATCCGACAGATGAAGTGAAAACCGATGCTGCAGAGTTGGCGGCCTACTATTCCAAGGCCCGTCTCTCAAACCTGGTCCAAGTAGATATGATCGAAGCTAAGAAACTCAATAAACCAACTGGTGGAAAGCCCGGCTTTGTCACCTACACCGGCCAAAAGACTCTGCGGGTCACCCCCGAAGAAGAAAAAATCAAAGCCATGAAACTAACGGACTGA
- a CDS encoding lactonase family protein, translating to MSQTIYFGTYTKKESKGIYKAQFDPETGALSQLELVAAEPNPTYIAFSEKGNLYSVGAEEGKGGIASFTADFLPLNHVVEEGAPLCYVSVDDKRQLVYGANYHKGQVLVYKLEADGHLSFVDQDTHQGSGPHANQASPHTHYADLTPDQYLITCDLGTDSLHVYDVSEEGKLTLINQYQTTPGAGPRHLVFHPHYKTAYLINELNATIDVLFYDGMGEFEHFQTLSTLPSDYDGQKWASAIKLSTDGKFLYASNRAHNSIAVFKVVADGSLELIEIVPSQGLNPRDFTLSPDQNYLIVAHQDSPNATVFKRDSASGKLTLLSDDFYVPEAVCTVFH from the coding sequence ATGTCTCAAACAATTTATTTCGGTACCTATACCAAAAAAGAATCTAAAGGAATTTACAAGGCACAATTTGACCCTGAAACAGGAGCATTGAGCCAACTTGAACTAGTGGCAGCTGAGCCCAATCCAACCTATATCGCTTTTTCTGAAAAAGGCAACCTCTACAGTGTCGGAGCTGAAGAGGGTAAAGGAGGAATCGCAAGCTTTACAGCTGATTTTCTGCCACTCAATCACGTTGTTGAAGAGGGGGCTCCACTCTGCTATGTCTCTGTCGATGACAAGCGTCAACTGGTCTATGGAGCCAACTATCACAAAGGCCAAGTTCTCGTATATAAGCTAGAGGCAGATGGACATTTGTCCTTTGTCGATCAAGACACCCACCAAGGAAGTGGTCCCCATGCCAATCAAGCAAGTCCACATACCCACTATGCAGACCTTACGCCAGATCAGTACTTAATCACGTGTGACCTAGGAACAGATAGTTTGCATGTCTATGATGTCAGTGAGGAAGGAAAACTAACCCTGATCAATCAATATCAAACAACTCCAGGTGCAGGGCCTCGTCACTTGGTCTTTCATCCCCACTATAAGACTGCCTATCTCATCAATGAATTAAATGCTACGATCGATGTACTCTTTTATGACGGTATGGGTGAATTCGAACACTTCCAAACTCTCTCTACTCTTCCATCAGACTACGATGGCCAAAAATGGGCTTCTGCGATCAAGCTCTCAACTGATGGAAAATTCCTCTATGCTTCTAACCGTGCTCACAATTCCATCGCTGTCTTCAAAGTTGTGGCTGATGGTAGCCTAGAACTCATTGAAATTGTTCCAAGTCAAGGCCTCAATCCACGTGATTTCACGCTTAGTCCTGATCAAAACTATTTGATCGTAGCCCATCAAGATTCACCTAATGCCACCGTCTTCAAACGAGATTCTGCTAGCGGAAAATTGACCCTTTTATCCGACGACTTCTATGTCCCAGAGGCCGTTTGTACGGTTTTTCATTAA
- the serB gene encoding phosphoserine phosphatase SerB, with product MKEITGLLVMDVDGTLIRQEGIDLLAQVAGVGEKVAKITAQAMNGKLDFATSLEARVALLKGLETSIFPKILEQIEVTPGADRLITELHKRSYKVGLVSGGFHEVIDPIARSLGIDLVRANRLQTSDGRLTGEVLGEIVTPEMKKESLLTWARENHVPRSQTIAMGDGANDLLMIETAGIGIAFMAKPIVAERAPYRIEKRDLSLVLEILDKYRKETACISY from the coding sequence ATGAAAGAAATAACAGGCCTTCTCGTTATGGATGTAGATGGAACCTTGATCCGACAGGAAGGGATTGATCTACTAGCTCAAGTTGCTGGAGTGGGGGAAAAAGTTGCAAAGATTACAGCACAAGCAATGAATGGAAAGTTAGATTTTGCAACATCTTTAGAGGCGCGTGTCGCTTTATTGAAAGGATTAGAGACCTCTATCTTTCCGAAAATTTTGGAGCAGATTGAAGTCACACCGGGAGCAGATCGCTTGATCACAGAACTTCATAAAAGGAGTTACAAGGTTGGCCTTGTTTCAGGGGGATTTCATGAAGTCATCGATCCCATTGCGAGGTCTTTAGGAATTGATCTAGTCCGAGCCAACCGTTTGCAGACTTCTGATGGCCGTTTGACAGGGGAAGTCCTCGGTGAAATTGTGACTCCTGAAATGAAAAAAGAGTCCCTCCTGACATGGGCGAGAGAAAATCATGTCCCAAGAAGTCAGACGATTGCTATGGGAGATGGTGCCAATGATCTTCTGATGATTGAAACAGCTGGTATCGGGATTGCCTTTATGGCAAAGCCAATCGTAGCTGAGCGAGCCCCATATCGTATCGAGAAGAGGGATTTAAGCCTTGTTCTTGAAATTTTAGACAAGTATAGAAAGGAAACAGCATGCATATCTTATTAG
- a CDS encoding glycerate kinase yields the protein MHILLAPDSFKESLSAKQVAEALKKGFQEALPDATFDLLPIGDGGEGTMETLAGVLDVTEYQTQVTGPFGQPVSMSYYQKDEMAFFEMASLVGLGSIPVEKRNPLELETRGIGELILQLVDQGVKTICVGIGGSATNDGGIGMAAGLGVDFYDEQGHLLRPVGASLGRVARIDTSAVPKALEDIDLQVLTDVTNPLCGSQGATYIFGGQKGLNPLLFPAIDQAMQGFYQLVDARILSMAGTGAGGGMAAGLVAFAGGQISSGIEKSLDLIDFDHKVQKADLIVVGEGRMDLQSLSGKAPVGVAKRTPKKIPVIAICGSLAEDLPTFPSQNIDAAFSIVPGPCEVADALAHAERNLISCARNIGNLLKMKAN from the coding sequence ATGCATATCTTATTAGCACCGGATTCATTTAAAGAATCATTATCTGCCAAACAAGTAGCAGAAGCCTTGAAAAAAGGATTTCAAGAGGCTCTACCAGATGCGACTTTTGACCTCCTTCCCATAGGAGATGGTGGCGAAGGGACCATGGAAACCCTAGCTGGAGTTCTGGATGTAACGGAGTACCAAACTCAAGTAACAGGACCATTTGGACAGCCCGTTTCAATGTCTTACTATCAAAAAGATGAGATGGCTTTTTTTGAGATGGCTTCACTTGTCGGTTTAGGCTCCATTCCAGTTGAAAAACGAAATCCTCTTGAACTAGAAACACGAGGGATTGGTGAGCTCATTTTGCAATTGGTTGACCAGGGGGTTAAAACGATCTGTGTGGGAATTGGTGGTTCTGCAACGAATGATGGTGGGATTGGGATGGCAGCCGGATTAGGGGTAGACTTCTATGATGAACAAGGCCATCTGCTTCGTCCTGTCGGGGCTTCGCTCGGTCGTGTGGCTAGAATAGATACCAGTGCGGTTCCAAAAGCTTTAGAAGACATCGACCTGCAAGTCTTAACGGATGTAACCAATCCTCTTTGTGGCAGTCAAGGAGCGACCTATATCTTTGGTGGGCAAAAGGGATTGAATCCCCTTCTGTTTCCAGCTATTGATCAGGCTATGCAGGGGTTTTACCAATTAGTAGATGCACGAATATTGTCCATGGCTGGCACCGGAGCTGGAGGTGGCATGGCTGCTGGCTTGGTCGCTTTTGCGGGAGGTCAGATTTCATCTGGAATTGAGAAAAGTCTCGATTTGATTGACTTTGATCACAAAGTACAAAAAGCTGATCTAATCGTTGTTGGGGAAGGTAGGATGGATCTCCAATCCCTTTCTGGCAAAGCTCCTGTTGGGGTGGCCAAACGAACACCAAAAAAGATACCAGTGATAGCCATTTGTGGTAGCTTAGCAGAGGATTTGCCTACGTTTCCTAGTCAAAACATTGATGCTGCCTTCTCTATCGTACCTGGGCCTTGTGAGGTAGCAGATGCACTCGCTCATGCTGAAAGAAATCTGATTTCCTGCGCTCGAAATATAGGGAACCTTTTGAAAATGAAAGCAAACTAA